From Acidobacteriota bacterium, a single genomic window includes:
- a CDS encoding L-rhamnose mutarotase, whose translation MRRVGFILKVKPGLIEEYKEHHKRVWPEMLDALRRTGWHNYSLFMRGDGTLFGYFETPADLESAVDGMSKQEVNARWQKTMAPYFESLEGSRPDEMMRELEEVFHLD comes from the coding sequence ATGAGGAGAGTTGGATTTATTTTGAAAGTGAAGCCCGGGCTGATTGAGGAGTATAAAGAACACCACAAGAGAGTATGGCCTGAGATGCTGGATGCGCTGCGGCGAACAGGCTGGCACAACTACTCGCTATTCATGCGAGGTGACGGCACGTTATTTGGTTACTTTGAAACTCCAGCTGACCTGGAGTCAGCCGTGGATGGAATGTCGAAACAAGAAGTCAACGCCAGATGGCAGAAAACGATGGCGCCGTATTTTGAATCGCTGGAAGGGTCTCGCCCAGATGAGATGATGCGGGAGCTTGAAGAGGTTTTCCACCTCGATTAA
- a CDS encoding DUF3488 domain-containing protein: MTKGRTTTPASNAGQKPGSSVDRFFAVSFLLMLGTSFVTLASTGKLDIVSVVLVFAALGVRLWGYSSGRNLQISPKTVTSLAVLYIPFFVLDFLFFSAGTTSLESMLNATAHLVLFAAVTKVFSAVTRQDYAYLAALSLLMILATAVLTVKSTFLAFLTLYILFAISTLISYEIKRSIETSGRVASAPLPVLQGRPGIEHAMLGAAAGLGLGTLAAASLIFFVIPRYRSGYLNSIGTRTENITGFSGSVNLGDLSRIMQSSTVVFRVLPENNFRNYTGVKWRGLALDSFDGRHWYNDNTKQIAVQPVSHGHFTIPRERGIQNRPVKTLRYKVLLSPISSDVVFVAASARMITGPMHLLTLDETDSLHDGRYDFSSVQYEVISQVGLPSPSTLKATPDTYARDIRLLYLRLPPKIDPRIKVLAEKVTSPADNNYDRAVQIRNYLRDNFGYTLEEQKVDPADPIGSFLFTTHNGYCEYFASAMAIMLRTISIPARLVNGFQTGSYNRLGKDFIVRARDAHSWVEVYFSGYGWIPFDPTPPDPHPVIASGLDDYMDALTLFWAEWVVNYDFSHQVRLATQVEIQLHRVHDNVSHHFYRLRTAMAGLALKLEAGLVAHKFLLLFVLLVTAAGIALLASEWSIQELRFILALKFPRSDRPLTVEEATLSYHHFLNIVREKGFLKLPSETPEEFAEKISPPTLRGAAREFTRLYNAARYGGTRPSLPALRGMLRGISAACGQANLKS, from the coding sequence ATGACGAAAGGACGCACAACCACACCCGCAAGCAATGCCGGACAAAAGCCCGGAAGCAGCGTTGACCGGTTCTTTGCAGTGTCTTTTCTTCTGATGCTTGGCACCAGCTTCGTAACGCTGGCATCAACCGGAAAGCTGGATATTGTCTCTGTGGTTCTGGTATTTGCTGCGCTCGGAGTGCGCCTCTGGGGTTATTCGTCGGGGCGAAACTTGCAGATATCCCCAAAAACTGTGACAAGCCTTGCCGTCCTGTATATCCCTTTTTTCGTTCTCGATTTTCTGTTTTTTTCCGCTGGAACCACTTCCCTTGAAAGCATGCTGAACGCCACGGCCCACCTGGTTCTCTTCGCGGCGGTCACGAAAGTCTTCTCGGCTGTAACCCGGCAGGACTATGCTTATTTGGCCGCACTTTCATTGCTGATGATACTTGCCACCGCGGTTTTGACGGTCAAATCAACATTTTTGGCCTTCCTTACGCTTTATATTCTGTTTGCCATCTCAACCCTTATCAGCTACGAAATTAAGAGATCAATTGAGACCTCCGGCCGGGTTGCATCAGCCCCATTGCCAGTTCTACAGGGCAGGCCTGGAATTGAACACGCCATGTTAGGAGCTGCAGCAGGCCTTGGCCTGGGGACGCTTGCAGCAGCTTCATTAATCTTCTTCGTCATTCCCCGGTATCGTTCAGGCTATCTCAACAGCATTGGGACCCGCACCGAAAACATCACAGGATTTTCTGGAAGCGTAAATTTGGGCGACCTCAGCCGCATTATGCAGTCGAGCACCGTTGTGTTTCGTGTCTTGCCTGAGAATAACTTTCGCAATTATACCGGCGTCAAGTGGCGCGGACTTGCGCTGGACAGCTTTGACGGCCGGCACTGGTACAATGACAATACAAAGCAAATCGCTGTACAGCCGGTCTCACATGGCCATTTCACAATCCCCCGCGAACGCGGCATCCAAAATCGACCAGTAAAAACGCTTCGTTACAAGGTGCTGCTCTCTCCTATTTCTTCTGATGTTGTATTTGTCGCCGCATCTGCCCGGATGATCACGGGCCCGATGCACTTGTTGACACTGGATGAAACAGACTCCTTGCATGACGGTCGTTATGATTTCTCATCAGTTCAATACGAAGTGATCTCGCAGGTAGGATTGCCATCGCCATCCACTCTGAAGGCAACCCCGGACACCTACGCAAGGGACATTCGCCTGCTATATCTTCGCCTCCCGCCGAAGATTGACCCTCGCATCAAGGTCCTGGCAGAAAAAGTCACATCACCCGCAGACAACAATTACGACCGCGCAGTACAAATCCGCAACTATCTTCGTGATAATTTCGGCTATACCCTGGAGGAGCAGAAGGTCGATCCGGCCGATCCGATTGGAAGCTTCCTTTTCACAACCCACAATGGTTATTGCGAATACTTCGCTTCAGCCATGGCCATCATGCTGAGAACCATCAGCATTCCGGCGCGACTGGTGAACGGCTTCCAGACGGGGTCATACAATCGCTTAGGCAAGGACTTCATCGTGCGCGCTCGTGACGCCCATAGCTGGGTGGAAGTCTATTTCTCCGGTTACGGATGGATACCTTTCGATCCAACTCCTCCAGACCCGCACCCGGTGATCGCTTCTGGTCTGGATGATTACATGGATGCGCTCACGCTTTTCTGGGCCGAATGGGTCGTCAACTATGACTTCTCGCACCAGGTCCGTCTCGCAACGCAGGTCGAGATCCAGTTACACAGGGTCCATGACAATGTCAGTCATCACTTCTACCGCCTTCGGACTGCGATGGCAGGGCTGGCGCTGAAGCTGGAAGCAGGGCTTGTCGCCCACAAATTTCTCCTGCTTTTCGTTCTACTCGTAACAGCAGCCGGGATTGCGCTACTAGCAAGTGAATGGAGTATTCAGGAACTCAGATTCATTTTGGCCCTCAAATTTCCCCGTTCCGACAGGCCATTGACAGTGGAGGAAGCAACCCTCAGCTATCACCACTTCCTGAATATTGTGCGAGAAAAAGGGTTTCTCAAACTGCCGTCAGAAACGCCTGAAGAATTTGCAGAGAAGATCAGTCCGCCAACGCTGCGAGGCGCGGCCCGAGAGTTCACCCGTCTTTACAATGCCGCGCGATACGGAGGCACGCGCCCTTCGCTTCCGGCACTGAGAGGAATGCTTCGAGGAATTTCAGCAGCCTGTGGCCAGGCAAACTTAAAGAGTTGA
- a CDS encoding SDR family oxidoreductase encodes MVMIRGGIQDRALTGQVALVTGAGRRIGREIALALGRSGASVIVNYNHSRSEALATVREIKAGGADSLALRADVARPIQVRRMFHAVEERFGKLDLLVNNAGIFFSERWDRLTEKQWDHILGVNLKGPFFCAQEAGRLMQRRKRGQIINISSLGGLQAWPRYIHYCSSKAGLIMLTRCLARALAPYIRVNSIAPGTIMFPGEKRTNLIKSVIRSTALQKAGSPEDIALMVLHLACHGDFITGQIFPVDGGKSIP; translated from the coding sequence ATGGTGATGATACGGGGAGGAATTCAAGATCGCGCTCTTACGGGTCAGGTTGCTCTGGTTACTGGCGCAGGCCGGCGGATTGGACGGGAAATTGCGTTGGCACTTGGCCGCTCAGGCGCTAGCGTCATCGTGAACTACAACCATTCGAGATCCGAGGCCTTGGCAACCGTCCGCGAAATTAAAGCAGGCGGAGCAGACTCCCTTGCATTGCGTGCCGATGTTGCGCGTCCCATCCAGGTCCGGCGCATGTTCCACGCTGTCGAAGAACGGTTTGGAAAGCTCGACCTGCTCGTTAACAACGCCGGCATATTCTTCTCCGAACGATGGGACCGGCTGACTGAGAAGCAATGGGACCATATCCTGGGTGTAAACCTGAAAGGGCCTTTCTTTTGCGCGCAGGAGGCAGGGCGACTGATGCAACGCCGAAAACGCGGTCAGATTATTAACATTTCGTCGCTGGGCGGACTGCAGGCCTGGCCGCGCTATATTCACTATTGCTCCTCGAAGGCGGGGCTGATCATGTTGACGCGGTGCCTGGCCAGGGCGCTTGCTCCTTACATCCGAGTTAACAGTATTGCACCTGGTACGATAATGTTTCCAGGAGAAAAGCGAACCAATCTGATCAAAAGTGTCATTCGATCCACGGCCCTTCAGAAGGCAGGCAGCCCGGAAGACATTGCCCTGATGGTTCTGCACCTCGCATGTCACGGCGACTTCATAACTGGACAGATTTTCCCTGTGGACGGCGGAAAATCCATTCCGTAG
- the bshB1 gene encoding bacillithiol biosynthesis deacetylase BshB1: MELDVLSIAAHRDDTELTCGGTVIKMVQSGYRVGVLDLTAGESGTRGSAELREREANRASHVMGIVHRENMYMPDAGIEHLREYKLNIAQKIRDRRPRTVILPYWKGRHPDHYTTGQIGYEACFFAGLAKLPLKGKPFRPHKIIYSSLYVPSLRPSFVVDITEQFEKKLKAILAYSSQFSAREDMQNLFPSRKDLRERVASLSRHFGLMIGVRYGEPFVMREVAAVNDIVAMPVRSI, from the coding sequence ATGGAACTCGATGTTCTTTCAATTGCCGCTCATCGCGACGACACCGAACTGACGTGCGGAGGAACGGTCATCAAGATGGTCCAGTCGGGCTATCGTGTTGGGGTCCTCGACCTGACCGCCGGAGAATCCGGAACGCGCGGCAGCGCTGAACTGCGCGAGCGCGAAGCGAACCGGGCCTCGCATGTGATGGGCATCGTGCATCGCGAAAATATGTATATGCCCGATGCGGGCATTGAGCACCTGCGCGAGTATAAGCTGAATATCGCTCAGAAAATACGCGATCGGCGGCCGCGCACTGTGATTCTGCCCTACTGGAAGGGCCGCCACCCGGACCATTACACGACGGGGCAGATTGGATACGAAGCGTGCTTCTTCGCCGGGCTTGCCAAACTGCCGCTGAAGGGCAAGCCCTTTCGCCCACACAAAATCATCTATTCAAGTCTTTATGTGCCCTCTCTGAGGCCCTCGTTTGTGGTGGATATCACGGAACAGTTTGAAAAGAAGCTCAAAGCAATTCTTGCTTACAGTTCCCAATTCTCGGCACGGGAAGACATGCAGAATCTCTTCCCTTCACGCAAAGACCTGCGCGAACGCGTGGCATCCCTCTCCCGCCATTTTGGATTGATGATCGGTGTCCGATACGGTGAACCCTTTGTGATGCGCGAAGTTGCCGCTGTCAACGACATTGTGGCGATGCCGGTCAGATCGATCTGA
- a CDS encoding DedA family protein, translating into MLSTVVKILAGFVVAFISGSGYAGIALLMAIESACIPLPSEVIMPFSGYLVSAGHFSLWGVAVAGALGCNLGSIVAYYIGAAGGRPLAERYGHYVLITRHDLEIADRFFARYGDWAVFLARLLPVVRTFIALPAGITRMNFARFNIYTFLGSLPWCFALAYAGMKLGERWESLGPYFHRFDSAFLILIVAGAVWFIRNRWKNRLPAN; encoded by the coding sequence ATGCTATCAACCGTTGTTAAAATTCTAGCAGGCTTCGTAGTGGCCTTCATCTCGGGGTCGGGTTACGCAGGGATCGCTCTACTCATGGCCATTGAGTCGGCGTGCATCCCGCTGCCCTCTGAGGTGATTATGCCATTTTCGGGTTATCTGGTTTCGGCCGGTCATTTCAGCCTTTGGGGTGTTGCGGTGGCCGGAGCTCTGGGTTGCAACCTCGGATCAATCGTGGCCTATTACATCGGCGCCGCGGGCGGACGGCCCCTCGCGGAACGGTACGGCCATTACGTACTGATCACACGTCATGACCTGGAGATTGCAGACCGCTTTTTTGCCCGTTACGGTGACTGGGCGGTTTTCCTTGCGCGCCTGCTTCCAGTCGTCAGGACCTTTATCGCACTGCCGGCAGGTATTACGCGCATGAATTTCGCGCGCTTCAACATTTACACCTTTCTGGGTTCTCTGCCTTGGTGTTTTGCTCTTGCCTACGCGGGGATGAAGCTCGGGGAACGATGGGAGAGTTTGGGGCCCTATTTTCACCGTTTTGATAGTGCTTTCCTGATTCTAATTGTTGCGGGTGCTGTCTGGTTCATCCGCAACAGGTGGAAGAACCGTTTACCTGCCAACTGA
- a CDS encoding peptidase M48 → MDSVQRIDSNFANTEGIESIISARRRAMRIHKRVPLALAVMMVAASLSVWASDKKKDVDSIGDRRVAHRSMISEQKEIAIGKRYATEIDRSARIIKDPVINEYVNRVAQNVARNSDLKIPLTVKVLDDPSINAFALPGGFLYVNSGLLQAANEEDQIAGVVAHEIAHVAARHWASQMTKATILQYAMIPLMFTPMSFPVYIGLSEGLNMGIPLAFLKFSRNDEAEADFLGIQYMYKAGYDPNAYVAFFGKILQEQRRDPGSVPSIFADHPPTPERIIKAEEEIKSILPNKQQYLVSTSEFGDMKTRLEGVMSMRKKMEKTEGGPTLQKREPKTTTSPTTQPSGTQNPDDDKPPVLQRRD, encoded by the coding sequence ATGGATTCCGTGCAACGTATTGACAGTAATTTTGCAAACACTGAAGGCATCGAGAGTATAATAAGTGCTAGGAGGAGAGCCATGAGAATTCATAAGAGGGTCCCTCTCGCTCTGGCTGTCATGATGGTTGCAGCGTCCCTGTCTGTATGGGCTTCTGACAAAAAGAAAGATGTTGATTCCATTGGTGATCGCAGGGTTGCGCACCGGAGCATGATCTCCGAACAGAAGGAAATTGCGATTGGCAAACGCTACGCCACGGAAATAGACCGGTCGGCGCGAATTATCAAAGACCCGGTCATTAATGAGTACGTCAATCGAGTTGCGCAAAATGTAGCGCGCAATTCCGACCTGAAGATCCCGCTCACCGTCAAGGTCCTCGACGACCCGTCCATCAACGCATTCGCTCTGCCCGGCGGATTTCTTTATGTGAATTCCGGCCTTCTGCAGGCAGCCAATGAGGAAGACCAGATTGCCGGGGTCGTCGCCCATGAGATTGCCCACGTGGCAGCACGCCATTGGGCAAGTCAAATGACCAAAGCAACGATCCTGCAATACGCCATGATTCCACTGATGTTCACTCCGATGTCGTTCCCCGTTTACATTGGCCTTTCCGAGGGGCTCAACATGGGGATCCCTCTCGCGTTCCTTAAGTTCAGTCGCAACGATGAGGCCGAAGCCGACTTTCTCGGTATTCAATATATGTACAAAGCCGGATACGACCCCAACGCCTATGTGGCATTTTTCGGCAAGATCCTTCAGGAACAGCGCCGTGATCCTGGGTCGGTTCCCAGCATTTTCGCCGACCATCCGCCAACGCCGGAACGCATTATCAAGGCCGAAGAGGAAATAAAGTCTATCCTCCCCAACAAGCAGCAGTATCTGGTGAGCACGTCGGAATTTGGCGACATGAAAACGCGGCTCGAGGGCGTTATGTCGATGCGCAAGAAGATGGAAAAAACTGAGGGCGGCCCAACTCTGCAGAAGCGCGAGCCTAAAACGACAACGTCTCCCACCACGCAGCCGAGCGGCACTCAAAACCCCGATGACGATAAGCCCCCGGTGTTGCAGCGCCGCGACTGA
- a CDS encoding DUF507 family protein: MKLSHEKIIQLSHRIMSAIEALDEVEIFEEPNVIRQETVKILTDLLHEEEKIEQAVRQKIATHKRTIPEGGGEWEILYRKYYQDELRKLGIASLSPQS; encoded by the coding sequence ATGAAACTTTCCCACGAAAAGATCATCCAGCTTTCACACCGCATTATGTCCGCGATTGAGGCGCTGGACGAAGTTGAAATCTTCGAGGAGCCCAATGTTATCCGGCAGGAGACCGTGAAAATCCTGACGGACCTGCTCCACGAGGAAGAGAAGATTGAACAAGCCGTCCGACAGAAGATCGCGACACACAAGCGGACTATTCCCGAAGGTGGCGGCGAGTGGGAAATTCTCTACCGGAAGTATTACCAGGACGAGCTTCGCAAGCTGGGAATTGCGTCCCTTTCACCGCAAAGCTAG
- a CDS encoding DUF507 family protein: MQLTREYVAYMSKELMKRLTGEGLVQFDQPEYVNEVMLQVVLDELTVEDRINDEARRILEEHADQMKVFGATYEDAFKAIKKQIIRERRIVI; the protein is encoded by the coding sequence ATGCAACTAACACGTGAATACGTAGCGTATATGAGCAAGGAGCTGATGAAGCGCCTTACGGGCGAGGGCCTGGTCCAGTTTGACCAACCGGAATACGTGAACGAAGTGATGTTGCAGGTCGTGCTGGATGAGCTCACCGTCGAAGACCGAATCAACGACGAGGCTCGCAGGATTCTGGAAGAACATGCTGACCAGATGAAAGTCTTCGGCGCAACCTATGAAGATGCCTTCAAGGCTATTAAGAAGCAGATTATCCGCGAGCGAAGGATCGTTATTTAA